Within Thamnophis elegans isolate rThaEle1 chromosome 11, rThaEle1.pri, whole genome shotgun sequence, the genomic segment tttcagaggctcctacaaagatgagggggtcaagctattttccaaagcaccagtaggcaaggcaagaaacaatgattggaaactaaccaaggagaaaaacaacctagaactaaggagtagTTTCCTAACGGcgagagcaattaatcaatggaataacttgccttcagaggcTGTGGGCTCTCCAGCACTgaagactttcaaaaagagactggacaacaatttgtcagaaatgacatagggtttcctgctcgagcagggagttggactaaaagacctccaaggtcccttccagctctctattctatgttctaatatTGCGGCTTGTTTATTGTTCTGAACCTACCTGTGTCTTAGTTTTAATTATGAGCCTGAAGAAGTTGAAAGTGTTAAACAGAGGAATAAGAACCAATATGATAATTAAATAGCATCCctttattaaaacaaatatgAAGCTTTAGAAAGGTGTTCATTTTTTAATACAGCCCAATTCCTGACAGCCACTATAACTATTGCAACTATTAAAATTTAGTTATTACTTAATGGGGATTAGCCATTACCCATATTCCTTTTCGGAAAATATGACAAGCtttgcatataaatttaataaataaataaaatgtgataaGACAGGCAGTTGAATCTTCCTAAGGCATTATCAGCAGAATAGCATTTATCAGAAGTAAAAACACATAGCTCTTTACCATACCATGTCACCCACTTTCCTGCACCCACAATATGTGTTGCCTGAAGCAACCACCTCTCTCTACTTTATCACAGCAGGTTAATCTGCCACCCCTGAAATAACCAAAATGTCAATTGAGAATGCAGAGTTAACCTGGCAGCTCATAACTTATTCATATAAAAGCATGCAACTGAATTTTAGTTTTATAATAATCATTGCAGCAGCCTGAATGTATTGTTGAACTGAAATTTtgataagaaataaaatatttgactACTCCAGCAACTTTGTACATTCAGAACTGGAAAATCAAGCAAATTAACTTGCTTGATTTTGATCCTATTACATATTTCCTTAGGTTCTTATAACTTTGTTGTTTATgtggattgcttatttagtaacctatgactatcacagaatgttgtatcttatgatctatgatgattgtattttatgatttatgatcatgatttatcacttgctgCTTGTATGTACTATGAGagtttatgcactggagacaaattccttgtgtgtccaatcacacttggccaataaataattctattcttttctattaaacTGGCTAATTATCAACAACCGACAGGCAGGATATATTCATTGGAGTTGTTTTGGCCTCCTCTTTGCTCTAAACAGGGTTATATTTAAACTAGGAAAATCAGAAAGCATTTCCAGATGGAACATTGTTTTGAATTGGTCCACAAACCAGTTTTCACTTTCCAGTCTGAACCGCATGGCCCAGATGATGGTGGTATTATCTGTACACAAATGATCAAAGGTTAGAAGCAGCTCCTCCAGGAAAGGGTGGTTATATACAACATCAGCAGCCAATATGTAGTCAAACTGAGATGAAGATCTGGGGAAATTCTTCTGCAGGTCCACCCCCCAGACCAAAGCTTTCACCTGAGGCTCATGTTTGCATTTCAGTTTTGTGTTTCTGAGAAGATTGTACTGAAGGTTTCCTAGCACTTCAGGCAAGTCCGTGGACATCACATGAGCACCTGTGACAAAAGGGACCACAGTGACATTACTTATGGAAGAGAGTTGATTAAAATAGTGCAAATTCTTTTTATAATTCCGTGTGGCATAAGCAAAAGTGATGAACTGTGTGGCCCACTGCAGGAAATGCAATATTCCTTTGTCTTTTCCAATTCCCTACTTGATGAAATTCCAGGCCAATTTTGGATTATagttttgtaatatttattcagctTACAACTGTAGGCAGAGCAAACTTGAGCAGAAAGGCTCTCTGATAATGTGACATTCCACAACTGTACATTAAGTTTGTAGGCTCAATGAATCAATATTGtcttacatcagtggttcccaaacttggcaactttaagacttgtggacttcaactcccagaattctccagccagctggctggagaattctgggagttgaagtccacaagtcttaaagttgccaagtttgggaaccactgtcttacATTCATGTTGCCAAACTAGTCAGGAAGCTCACTAGATGACTTCAGACCATTGACTACAGGCTCGTCCATGTAAAAGGACTAAATGCTACTATCCAAGGTGTTTAAACAGGGTGCAGTGAGATCCATGGGAAAGGTTCATAGAAATAAAGCCCGTTGCTCCCCATACTAGAATTTGATCCACATCAGCCCAAGTATAAACACCTAAGCAGTTTACTTTAGAAACTGATGAATCCCACAAAtacttatttactttattttattttatttattggaatttgttaAACAAAAACGAGAACAAgactaagagaataaaaaatacaatgacagggaagATGGGCACATttaaagcaggataaaatgtgaattaaaatataaaagtaagacGTGGCAGAAGGGAGAGGTAAAAACCTGCTTGTAAGACATGTACAAAAACAGGAAAATGTCAAAAGCCCTAAACCACAGAGTCCAGTAAAGGTTCCAGTAAAAGTTCTTATGTCAAAAGCCCAAAACCACAGAGTTCAGCTAAAGTTTGTACAGAGAGACATAGTCAGTACCTATGGCTCAAgataaaaggagaagtaagataaTATCTACTTCTTTTTAAGGCTTCTTTTCTCAAGATaatcaataagaaatgagttaagtgtttctgtgttacgctgcttttgagaatgtataagaatgcgtgcttcgatgataagggttgttcagaatttgcataCTAGCCTTTGACtagttttctgaacctggctgccaataaacttctccttgatCCTGAGATGTCTAAGtcttgtcattttctgcaacacgtTAGTGCACTTATATATGTGCGTCCCCTCTACAATTTCAATTTCAAGATTGATATCTTGTTCAAGGGGGCTTTACCCTGAGAACAAATTGATTTTGCACctgtttttccagctgttttgtgTCCTTCAAGATACCAGCATCACATGTGCTATTTTTAAAACGGAGGGCACAGCAGGAGATACTACCACTTACCTAGCAGGCTGGCTACTATAGACACAAGGCCTGTTCCAGCTCcaatttcaataacatttttGTCAACCAAGTTACAAAGCTTCACATTTGCTTCCAAAAAATAGCAGAGAACAAGAGCCTGAGAATGAAAAAGAACAAATTGCCAAACTTGAATAAGAATACATTGTCAATTGTCAATTCTGAAAAAGAATAGTGAAACAATGGCTTTAGCTCCACAAGGCCACCCTTTAATTACTAAAAAGTaacaaagaggagaaagaaacttTAGCTTATGCGAACAAAAGTATCTCTTGACACAAAAAATATGTATGAGAGTTATGAATCTTAGGAAGTTAGAGAAATACTCAGAAGTTGAAGGTTGTTTTATATGAACTGGTTTTAGACAATTGGCTAATGAAGGGTTTTTAGGTTATTTGGATTATAATGCTCCATAATTCTTAAGCAGGGGAAGGTGAGATTTGCAGCCCAAAACATATGGAGACCCATAGATTAACTTCCTTTGCTGTACACTGTAAAACTCCTGTGTTGTCTTCCACAATTAATTACAAGGGGAGCTTATCTGGCCTGTTTAGCAAAGGGTCTTCTAGCACCATGCAATTAATTCCTGACCATGTCTATTCTAAGGCTTGCCAACACTGTTATTGGTGCCATTCTGGACAGCTAGTATTCTACTGCCTAAAACAGGAAATAAGaacagtatagaatagaatagaatagaatagaatagaatagaatagaatagaatagaatagaatagaatagaatagaatagaataacagagttggaagggaccttggaggtcttctagtccaacccactgcttaggcaggaaaccctacaccacttcaggcaaatggttatccaacatcttcttaaaaacttccattgttggagcattcacaacttctggaggcaagctgttccactgattaattgttctaactgtcaggaaatttctccttaattctaaattgcttctctccttgattagtttccacccattgcttcttgtcctatttcgcttctcatccaaagctgaagaagcttcttagatgagaagcaaaacgtctacaaaggaaaaaaaaatgtccaaatgcctcttaaaaaagcacctttgggacaaccatgaccgcgAAGACTGAGAATGTCCATAATATTTAGGAACAATATAGTGTTCAGAATTAAAAGGGGCAAAAAGCTGACATACCATGTGAGGGATAGTATAAAACTGGACTTCTTgagatttatttttctcctttttctttaaatcaaaTGCAATATGTGCCACTAATTCCTACAAGACAATGGAACTGTCCCCatctgatgcaggagggggtacacaggtaaacccaccagtggctggcctggttaggtggtcttaaaagaatggaccttataaacttATATTAGCGTGACATTTCACTCTGGTGACCTGGAGTTCCAACTTTGACTTTTAGCTTCCAActttgacttctgacttcctcataagtattaaaaatagtgctgaaacagtgtggcaagacgctgtgaaggaggggcacaggaagccaggcatgggtgagagatagaacagaggtgaaacagctaacattccaaaatgaacttctcctttttgaaatgtcatgtttgtctcatgtatggaaacaccttgagaatgcacagtgtggaacccggcataaaagtagcatcctgggcagagcccaggcagttcagattttggtgtgttagcacgctgaactcgatgcatcaataaaaCTGTTTCTCTCGCActttcgtggtctcgagtcctggtctttcgtaagtaaattacaaacctcaatctgctgcaacacatCCATTACCATTCCATCTAGCTGAATCAGGGGTAGCAAAGCAGACACGAATAACTTCCAGGACCAAATGTCTTTTCACCTTAAGCCAGCTGCTAATAAGCTAATTGCTgctatttttgtttcattcttttttttttcatcccttTGTTTCAATTATAAACTTTGGTAATTGGCAGATGAACATTTGCTTTGAAATAACACCTTTTACCCTTGGTagctaacattttaaaattacaatataaatgTCACACAGTGCATTATTTTCAGATTCTGATACCttctttaataaaatgtttaGGATCATACAAACCCATTATACAAGTTGTTCATGCAGGATTGGAACAAAGGCCAATCTAAATCAGGTTGAATTTCCGAAGGGATGAACCAAATGTCTATTGGAAACCCTGGTAAAATATACTATAAAGAAAATTACCatttgaatataatataataatatattatattatatattgtcATTgtgcatcatgtatacaacaaaattggttaataTCAGACACTCCTAACTGCCAGGAGTACTGGTTTGTATGTCTCAATGTGCCCTTGACCAATGATTTTACAATTGGGATGATGCGCTGAATTTAATGTTTGGAGCAAACTAGTAGAGAATGACATTATCTAATTGAAAAGGGCTGCAATTGGAGGAAGTTGGAATCAAATGGGGATAAGAATTTCTAGAAAAAGCAAATAGAAGATGAGATTAAGAGGAAATGAACTGTTGCTGCAGACAAAAAGTTGGACAGCTTGGAGCCAGTGAAAGAATATAGAATTGGAAATGTCTTGATAAGGAAGCTGATTGTCCCAAAGGGTGAGCTGGcataaaaaatattcagaaattaGAAAACTATAACAATGAACTGTAGAGCTGGAACTTAGTCTAgaacaggagtatcaaactcgatttcattgagggctgcagcagggttgtgtttgaccttgttgGGTTGGAATGAGGttggccagagtgggtgtggccagcttgatgtcattcctgtcaggggtgcctgtggtggaccAAGTGCTTTGCCAGCAAAACCTGGCTCCCGAgccccatttttggctgccacagcctcctgcaaccctctgccagtgaaaatggagctcaggagggctgcatgcgggccagatctaagtaccccatgggctggatccagcccctaggccttgagttttacacccctggcctagaaggTTACTCTAGAAAGGGAGAGcttaaggagaagaaagaaaggctaCTTGAGAATGATTAAGGGATAAAGTGCGGGGAGAAgtacaagcagtggtgggtttccattatttttactactggttcacttgcaTGTGAACGGAatggttctgcacatgctcagaagtaTCTGGGTggttgggcggagcct encodes:
- the LOC116514589 gene encoding protein-lysine methyltransferase METTL21E-like; the encoded protein is MDSKSSQQKYEIPSKPDHNKGPNGDEDIVAEIMGRRFCPSLITTHTWEEFKFAGHRIKITEATDSYGAVIWPSALVLCYFLEANVKLCNLVDKNVIEIGAGTGLVSIVASLLGAHVMSTDLPEVLGNLQYNLLRNTKLKCKHEPQVKALVWGVDLQKNFPRSSSQFDYILAADVVYNHPFLEELLLTFDHLCTDNTTIIWAMRFRLESENWFVDQFKTMFHLEMLSDFPSLNITLFRAKRRPKQLQ